Below is a window of Humulus lupulus chromosome 2, drHumLupu1.1, whole genome shotgun sequence DNA.
TGCTCATTGATCTTGTCACATTTTTCATAGTGCGATGCATTAAACTTTTATCTTACTTTCTAAAATGGACAACAGAAATAACATTTAAGAAAAAGATGTGAGGGTTGAGGCAAATGAACTAAGGTTTTTTGTTCTATCAACTTATAGAATGACAAGCGACTGGATCTTGTTTCAGGGATTGGGATTTCGATCTGGAGTTATTGATGGGGCCATAAGTATCTCTGCTATTCAGGTCTACTTTCTATGCTTTCACTGTTTCTTTACCCTTCTTTTATCTGCATGATTTCTGTAAGATGTTAATCATTAATACTTGGGAACTGGTTAATGTGTTGTTACATTGGCTTTGTTCAGCTAGCAGATTTAACCTCCTGTGAACATGTTCTTTAAGCTTTTATGACACATCAAATTTTAACTCATTAATTAGCTTAGTGTGCATGGCTGCATTTTCTTTGGTGCTAACTGTGAACCTTTTAAAATTTGTTTGCTCAAATGTCACTTGCTGTGAGTAGGAAAAAATATTAGAGTAGCTGAAAATTTATATTTATACGATTCTATGATTAACTGAATTTTATCTATAGATGGGTTTCTTTTACTTTCCTTCTATTTGTTAatcaaaattatcattttttaatACAAATATGTTTTAATATCATATAGTCAAAAGGAAAGGCCCATTTGGTGATGTTCatttacttaattttttttgggaaaagggCCCTATGTGGTTTTGTTATCATCATCTTTATAGCAATGCATACAAGAAAGGCTCGGGCATTATGACTATTTAGATATAATGCCAAATGCTTTAACGAGACACTTTTTACAGCAGTCTTGACTTATTTTTTTCCCATTGGATGTTGAATTACAGTGGTTGTGCAATGCTGACAAGTCCTCACACGAACCACGACTAAGATTAAAGTATGTTCATATTTCTCTCTGACTCAATTCTTATCATAAATAATATTTCGTTAATTACTTTACCTTGGTTTCTCATTTCACTGTTTAAGCCTTAAGGTATTAAGTTTTTTTGTAATCATTGGCTAAAATTCCTTTCCTAGGGCATTCTTTGGATCTCTGTACAAGTGTCTAGCAAGGGGAGCAAGAGCAGTCTTTCAAGTGTATCCTGAAAATATCGATCAGCGAGTGTTAATCTTGAGTTACGCAATGCGTGCTGGATTCGCTGGCGGTGTGGTTGTTGATTTTCCCCACAGGTACACAATCCTAAATTTATAAGAACTTAGTTTTGCCCTCTTTGTTTATTATCTGCTAAACCCGAGTAAAAATCATTGCAAAAACAGTGGCAAGAAAAGGAAAGAATACCTTGTTCTGACTTGTGGCCCACCATCCATTAACACAAGCGTTCCAAAGGGCAAAGGCGAGGATGGAGAGAGTTGCTCTGAAGACGACGACAGTAGTGGAGATGAAGAAAACCAAACGGTAAGCTTTTACAGAACACCACTCCCTTTACGCATTCTTTGGTCTCGTGATTTAAGGCATGTTGTTCAGCGGGGTCGGATCATGGGTGGAGCTGAATTAGTTTTTATTGTTAGCAGGTATGCGTCTCTGACAGGCACAGGCCGAGGAAAAAGCAGAGAACAACGAAAAAAGGAAAGGGAAGGGAATGGATACTGAAGAAGAAAGAACAGATGAGAAGAAGAGGGAATGCTGTACCTGCAGACACAAAATACACTGCTAGGAAAAGAAAGGCTCGATTTTGAAAGCGCCTTATCTTATCGTGTTTTTAGGTCCTTTTTAAAGGGTGGCTGCAAGATTTGTTTGAGTAATTTTACCTTCTTGGCAATTTTGGTTTGGTTGAGGTAGTTGATTTTGCTTGATTTTTATTTATGAGGCATAGCATACAATAGTGTTAATATGCATAATTAACATATTCAATATTCCTTATATCTAATGTGCAAGATTGAAGAGTGGAATCTATCTAGTAATTTGAATTTACAAGACTAAGTATTACCAAGTTATTATTTCCTACCAATAATCCTATTGATATTTACTAATCATTCCTCCACTGATTGAATTTCAAACATTTGGATTTGGAGGTGTTAGAGCTTAAAAGCCCTCACCAATAAGTTAACTAAGAGCTctgttattcttttttttttcaacattcTTTGCATTAAATTGTATAAACTACAGAAAAggtttgatatattttattattaattttttttaaaaaaaagagaaagattaGAACCACTATGTAATCCTTTTTCATAGATAATGCTAGTTTTGCTAGTGTTAATTGGAGGATTAATACATACATGAACAATGTTtctaacaataataaaaaaaaaaagagagagacaAGTATCTTTATctctatacaaaaaaaaaattataatttatagtTTGTCgatccaaattatcaaaacaagaTTACCATCACCTCCAACATGCTTTTCTGTTTTGTGAATTCTTAATAATCTAaatctacttttttttttctttctatattaACATTCATTtaacaaatataatttttaaatttcatttttttactataaaacaaataaataaatacaaacaaTCTCAAATACAAATTTAtgaaaaaatactttttttactttttttatattatat
It encodes the following:
- the LOC133819899 gene encoding 18S rRNA (guanine-N(7))-methyltransferase RID2 isoform X2, translating into MSSRPELQAPPEIFYDDSEARKYTSSSRIIKIQSELTERALELLALPDDGVPRLLLDIGCGSGLSGETLTENGHEWIGLDISDSMLNVALEREVEGDVILGDMGQGLGFRSGVIDGAISISAIQWLCNADKSSHEPRLRLKAFFGSLYKCLARGARAVFQVYPENIDQRVLILSYAMRAGFAGGVVVDFPHSGKKRKEYLVLTCGPPSINTSVPKGKGEDGESCSEDDDSSGDEENQTVCVSDRHRPRKKQRTTKKGKGREWILKKKEQMRRRGNAVPADTKYTARKRKARF
- the LOC133819899 gene encoding 18S rRNA (guanine-N(7))-methyltransferase RID2 isoform X1, with translation MSSRPELQAPPEIFYDDSEARKYTSSSRIIKIQSELTERALELLALPDDGVPRLLLDIGCGSGLSGETLTENGHEWIGLDISDSMLNVALEREVEGDVILGDMGQGLGFRSGVIDGAISISAIQWLCNADKSSHEPRLRLKAFFGSLYKCLARGARAVFQVYPENIDQRVLILSYAMRAGFAGGVVVDFPHSGKKRKEYLVLTCGPPSINTSVPKGKGEDGESCSEDDDSSGDEENQTQVCVSDRHRPRKKQRTTKKGKGREWILKKKEQMRRRGNAVPADTKYTARKRKARF